The following are encoded together in the Pungitius pungitius chromosome 7, fPunPun2.1, whole genome shotgun sequence genome:
- the trmt13 gene encoding tRNA:m(4)X modification enzyme TRM13 homolog: protein MNAASFASVFSNMAAALSGRCGFFVEKKKRFCKMTVALGKVFCGEHANMEEGSSRRIPCPLDPKHTVSEDKLDKHLKKCNSREKAKPVYYVENINSGSTDGETLQQVSLSERSRAELQALLDKLKSAVTGLQCDVEDSVLSHPVLQEELDNPKNGDSAHKHLKQQSSLLGHLEALGLLGRGRCFVEFGAGRGKLSHWIHEALKTRDQLQACDDLQLLLVERSSTRFKVDGKHQDTGVQFERLQVDIQHLDLSKVQLLGQKRLPLVGVGKHLCGAATDLALRCLLETPRGRGEAEPPRKRLKTSEPDPADAAPPESGPGPDPGLAPVLGLAVALCCHHRCEWRHYVGQQFFLQRGLGAAEFSAFCRMSSWATCGLGAANQGRAPQGGGPDRDEEEEEHAPAEEADGVGGFLSAGERERVGRLCKRLIDGGRLHFLQTRGFHGKLARYVNSQVTLENVVLTAVPSAPS, encoded by the exons ATGAACGCAGCGTCATTTGCGTCAGTGTTTTCCAACATGGCGGCCGCCCTGTCCGGCAGATGTGGCTTCTTCGTGGAGAAAAAGAAACGTTTCTGTAAAATGACCGTCGCATTAGGAAAAGTGTTCTGCGGAGAACACGCAAACATG gaggaaggaagcagcagAAGGATTCCATGTCCTCTGGACCCCAAACA CACTGTGAGTGAAGACAAACTGGACAAACACCTGAAGAAATGTAACTCCAGGGAGAAAGCAAAGCCT GTTTATTACGTGGAGAACATAAACTCTGGATCAACGGACGGAGAGACGCTCCAACAG GTGAGTCTGTCTGAGCGGAGCAGGGCCGAGTTACAGGCTCTGCTGGACAAACTCAAGTCTGCCGTCACAGGACTGCAGTGCGACGTGGAGGACAGCGTTCTGTCTCATCCCGTCCTGCAGGAGGAACTCGACAACCCAAAGAACGGAGACTCCGCCCACAAACACCTGAAGCAGCAG TCCTCCCTCTTAGGTCACCTGGAGGCGCTGGGGCTGCTGGGAAGAGGGCGGTGCTTCGTGGAGTTCGGAGCAGGTCGGGGAAAACTGTCCCACTGGATCCACGAAGCTCTGAAGACCCGAGACCAGCTGCAGGCCTGCGatgacctgcagctgctgctggtggagcgcAGCAGCACCCGCTTCAAG GTAGATGGGAAACATCAGGATACCGGAGTTCAGTTTGAGAGGCTGCAGGTCGACAttcaacatctggatttaa GTAAAGTGCAGCTGCTCGGACAGAAGAGGCTTCCGCTGGTCGGAGTTGGAAAACACCTGTGTGGAGCGGCGACAG ATCTGGCTCTGCGCTGTCTGTTGGAAACGCCacgagggagaggggaggccgAACCACCGCGGAAACGCCTCAAAACCTCCGAACCAGACCCAGCGGACGCCGCACCGCCAGAGTCCGGTCCCGGTCCGGACCCGGGCCTCGCTCCGGTTCTGGGCCTGGCGGTGGCGCTGTGCTGCCACCATCGCTGCGAGTGGCGCCATTACGTCGGGCAGCAGTTCTTCCTGCAGCGGGGACTCGGAGCGGCGGAGTTCTCTGCTTTCTGTCGGATGTCCAGCTGGGCCACCTGCGGGCTCGGCGCCGCCAACCAGGGCCGCGCCCCCCAGGGCGGGGGGCCCGACCGggacgaagaagaagaggagcacgCACCGGCAGAGGAGGCGGACGGCGTGGGCGG gtTCCTCTCGGCGGGGGAACGCGAGCGGGTCGGTCGCCTCTGCAAGCGTCTGATCGACGGCGGCAGGCTTCACTTCCTGCAGACGAGAGGATTCCACGGCAAACTCGCCCGTTACGTAAACAGTCAGGTGACTCTGGAGAACGTGGTTCTGACCGCCGTCCCCTCGGCGCCGTCCTGA